The region AAACCacagggttgatattcagccagcgctACTCAGCGTTATGCTGACCGCCAATGGCGTTattcctggaaattcagtgctgggtcatgtCCGGCTCCTGCATTGAATTTACGGGTTTATGGAACTGGCAaaaccatagccggttaagtgtgatattgagCAGTTCACTAAATATGGAGCACTGGATATTTCCTCGtatttgtgttaaaagtatttttatgtaacttcctcgagtgtcccctagtctttgtacttttggaacgagtaaaaaaaaaaatcgatttacttctgtTTGTTCTACACCAccagtggctagcaagggcggggcggtggggccggtccgccctgagtgcacgccgctggggggctttggctccgctggttccctgctccctctgccctggaacaggttacttcctgttccggggcagagggagcagggaaccagcggaaccgacacctccccccagcgacgtgcacatGGCATGCaaaaatgcactcgggggggggggggggcttgggtgatgcgccgaggggggtgtcatgctgcacctgggggcatGGGGGTGCGTAGCGGCGAagcgccccgggtggcagccgccctcgctatcccactgtacaccactcaagattttgtagacctcaatcatatcttccctcatccgtctAATCCTGCCTTGTCTGCTTTCCCCACAATTACTCATGTGGGCCATGCTCGACACTGCAAGCGGTGCAGGTATTCCTGTGATTCATACTATGCCTCCTCCCCAAGTCAGGTTTGCACAACCTTGTCTTGTGATGTTATATCATGAGATGGTGTGAAAATAACGTGTTATCTTTAAACAACCAAGACCTCAAATTTCCCCATAGGGACACATACACAAAGTATTGCAATCACCACTATCTTACTAGGGAgtaaggtactactactactactacttgacatttctaaactgagccctaagtgggtgggccatggcccacctgtggctacgccactgcttcaccaTCCGACAAAAAACCAGTGCACTGCCAGTACCCCTTGGTACTTCTtaacagtgccatagcgagggcagctgacacctggggcgggtcgccgctgcgcaccccccccccctgggtgcagcatggtgCCCCCCCTCAGCacgccccccctccggagcgtaCCCTCCCCCCCGAGCgcatttttaattgatttaaaagcgagaggcaggcgggagggccgatccgcccccgagtccacgtcgctgggagctgcgtcggctcccttggttccttgctctctctgccccggaacaggaagtaacctgttccggggcagagggagcaaggaaccaacggagcggacaccccccccccccagcggcgtgcacccggggcggaccgccccaccgctccccccttcctacgccactgcttcttaaCATTCTATAGTGGTGGTTACAATACCTTGTGTATGTGTCCCTATCGGGAGATTTGAGGTCTTAGCTGTTTAAAGATAAGTACAATATGAACAGGTGATTGAGATACAAAGTTTTCGAACTATTTTTTGCTTTAGCTTCACATCTGTTTACATAGTTTGAGGTAGTGAAAATGCATGGGCCATCCATACCCTACTATTTACAATGCAAAAGAGCTTCTTGGGTGTAAGCTTCATAGTAGACTAGAGTTTATTAGAGTCTGGACATTACATGTATGTTATGACATATACAGGACATAGATCATGTAGATGCAAAGGTCATGCTAGCCCATTGGGAGCTCCAGGAAGGGCTGGGAGGAGGAGGATAAAGTAGAGGAAAACTAATAATTAAAAGTGACTCTGGGGGCCCCCATTACGTTTCTTGGGGTCTTTAGCAATTTATGCCTACTGCCAGCTATGCAATTAGGAGGTACAGAGAGAGTAATTTTGACCTAGATGACCTGAATCTCATCTTTTCCAAACTTCTGAATGTTAAACCAAAGTCTGGCCCTTCTTCCCAATAAAATACACCCAGGTCAAGTTGGTTacaaatcagattttcacttgACATCTGGAAACGTCAGTAGCTTGTGGTGTCTGAGCCCTAGAGGATCCAAACTAGGTCACAGTGGTTCTATCCTGCATGTTAGCTTTATTATGTATATAATCCATAACATTTTCAATAGCATAGGTGTGTACATATCCAGAATACTGTGAATATTAATGAGCATtatcctgtttttgttttgtcttttctAGTTCACTCTACTCAACCGAGAAGGAAAATGGCTGCTTCATTCCCACTCTTCGTATCCTTGCTTCTAATAGCACCTCTGTGCGTCGCCAGACACACACATCCTGAACTGGATTACGTGGTGGggagtggggacagggacagtgaCAGTGCCACTCCTACTTCTCCTTCCGTTAGTGTTTGGGTTCCGAATACGACACCAGATGATACTGAAACATCTCGCAATGGCACCTCATCCTCCATGAGCTTACTTGATGGAATTGTGGTCTTCTTTAAAGAATACATGCTGCTGATTATTGTGGTGGGGTCTTTGGTCCTCCTGTTGATATTCATTATATGCACTGCAGTCATAGTCAGGCAGAAACACAAGGCCTCGGCCTACTACCCTTCATCTTTTCCCAAGAAAAAGTACGTGGATGAAAACGACAAAGCAGGTGGTGCCAAAGCTTTTTGTGAAGTTCCCGAGAAGGCACCAGACACCAATACAGAGGAGCCTGTTGATTGTTCTAAGCAGCTCCAGGCAGACATCATAGCTGCTGCACAGAACCTCAAGTCTCCAGCTAAATCAATGGCAAATGGAGAAAGCATGAAAGCAGAGGAGAACCCCCAAGAAAATGAGGAAAaaagtgaggaggaggaggaggaggaggaggaaaaggagaaggagaagaaggaggagaaggagaagaaggaggagaaggaaaaagaggaggagaaggaaaaggagaaggaaaaggagaaggaaaaagagaaggaaaaggagaaggaaaaagagaaggaaaaggagaaggaaaaggagaaggaaaaagagaaggagaaagaggaaagcaaaGCAAAGGTTGAAGAGCCTTCAAGTGGAGAAACCAATACCACCCAGGAGGAAACTCCCTCTGCAAAAGAGGCGACAGCTCCGAGTGATACTCAGGAAACAGGGGTTCCTGATCAACCCAAAGAGGAGCTACCCCCATCCAATGCAGACAGCAAACCAACTCACGAGGAGGGTAGTTCTCCAGCAGCAAATGTAAACCCGGATAGCGTTTCCACCACTGTGACGAGCGATTCTACTGTTGAAACCAGCACAAACGAGAAACAGGATCCTTCTATCGTGGCGACAAGTCAAGATACTTCCGAGGCTGTTCCTTTGGAAGTTCAGTGAAGGAACTTAGTATAAGACAAGGGACTACTTACCTGAAAGCACAGCAGAAATCCAGAGCTAAGCAATTCAACACATGCTCAGATGCCATACTTCTCATTTTTAATCCAATGATACTCATggattccttttttttcccccccacatTTGTACATATTGTTTCAGATTTGCAAAATAACTGGTCATTTCCTTTCTCTGTTGTAGTTAGCTTTTAACTACTGTCTGAGATTTCATGAGTATACCCATTCACACACATCATAATTATATTTATTACAAATTGTATCTTGAGACACTGGGAAACTGGTATATAAGTTAGCTGTAATTTCCTGATTATAGATACTCTAAGATCAGACATCAACTTTATGGCTGTATACCAGAACATCCTTTCCAATCCACTGGTATATGCAATGAAACCTTACAAAACCCCTGTGTCCTATGATTCCCTCGGTGCATAGAATGTTGTGTTGCCCAAGTGTCATCGGACAGCAGAGTATACCCATGGAAGTTCTCACTTGGTTCCCTCAGACACGGCAAGAAACTGctatcaaaaaaaaaatcagcttttcttcattttattagtTTATTTGCATTAAGCAATAAGACTAGAGGGATCAAAGTGTACAGTGCTATGTGTGGGGGATTCAGACCCGAACTTGTGATGTTACTTTAAACTAGTGCCTTTTTATTCATCAAAAAACTATGAGGTTGCTTGGCTATTGAGGGCCATGTCTACCATCTTTTCTGAAGGTACATCGTAGGGCTTTACTTGAGACAGAAGAATCCTGATTAAGTCAATTTAACGAGTGTCAGAAGACTTCTAACGTGGTTCTTGCACCGTATATACATGTAGGGTAAAGGATATTTTTTTCAGAACACAGAATGGAACAAATAATATCCTGACAATGTGGTGAGTCACCGGAACTTATGTCTCGCCTGGCAGTGAAACAGCTTTGACCTTGCATTCCATTTCAGTTTTCAAGGAACTGTATATAGGAGAGTTGCATTCAGTTTCTAGCACATTCAGGCCCAGAATTtgcctgtttttccctttgtctTTGTGCTGTCTGATGCTATGCGTAACTCATTTTTTAAGTTGGGGCCACTTTtgatccaaatgagctgaaggagagccgcCAAATGTCTTGATATGCAGGGCCGAGCCATTGCTGACAAAAGTGTGCCAATGACATCCATCCCTACCAGGCAGCCTTCAAACGTTTCAGCTGAGGTATCCTCAAGGAGGTGgccatttccaaatgcattctcttcttCTATTGAGAAATTCCTTTCCAGTATGCGGCCTTTtctcccttccaatccatgctttCTCTCACGAACTTGGGAAAAGAGGGTAGTGAAGAAAAAATAGAATGATGTTGGGGGCTGCCCTAAAGGTTTCCAGAGGCCACAATTGGTGCcctgggccttgcattgaagaacccTGGAGTAACTTGTTTCAACGAGCTTGATCTGGATGTTACAAAACGTAAGTTGTCATGTTCACTTGAATATGACAATGAGAATCTGTAATGAACCTTGACAGCAATGACTTTTTCTGCCTCTGCCATACCATTCAAGGCCTTATAACTCGTGATTGACTGCCTATCAAACTCAACTCATCAAGGGCAAAAAATGTCAGTACTGCATGGACACAATCCACCAGTCAACAAAGTGAAATCTGGACGATGGATTTCCCCCAATCCCTTTCATACATTAATCATGCAGTTAACAGCTGGAACATGTGCAGAGATTTAGAGAGCCTTCAAGATAAGATCAAATTCAAAGCCAAACTTTCAAATGTTGTAGTTTGTATGCTGTAGATGCTGTCTCATGCAACAGAACCATGGGTATATCCTGGGCTTACTGAGAACTGCATACGCTCTACCTCCCCACCACATTCCAGAGGTGCCTGGGAGGGAAGGATTTTGTCCTGGAGGCTCAGCTGCTgcagggctgcccccccccccccccttttcaacgCGGAAGCCATTCCACTATTCCTCTTGAGGACCCTCTTTGTCAAGCAACATTTCCTTACAGCAGATAAGTTTAATATGGGAGGTGAAGGACAGTAGAGAAGCAATAAATGAAGATACCAGTGTCCAAGTCCAGTGGAAATATTTTGCTACTACGTATTTTaactaggtttttttttgttagagaTAATGTTCTTAAAAACACATGGGGCCTTTCTGTACAGTTTACCTGCATTAAAGTAACGAGAAACCCTGCGAGCGAGGATTGTGAGCGTCCCTCTCTCTCTAGAGTTAAGCGCTAATATGCAGAGAGTGGTGCGCTTCCACTACGGATTACTATGGAGCGTGGGGGAATATGAAGTCTTTCAACCAGCCAatcagggggtaattctataaaatgggctgtaacatttatgtgccaattACATGTATAAATGATAAGAATTATGACACATAGGCATACAggtgaattttggcatttatgtaccaggggcgtagctacgtggggccatgggggcgtggggccccgtagatttggccctggccccccctgccaccaacaccttcgacccccctcccgccgccaaccctccccagccgccgtcgggtacctttgctggcgggggtccccaaaccccgtcagccgaagtcctcttctccggcgcggccacgttgctgatctgcaaggtcagactcacagaaacagaagcctgcccttgcagatcagcaatgcagctgcgccggacaagaggacttcggctggcgggggttggggaccccgccagcaaaggttcctgacggcgggggagggttggcggttgcaggaagagggggtcaaaagggttggcgctggggggggtcaaaggtggtggtggtggcggggaggtcaaaaatggtgggggggggggttcaaaaatggcaccgggggggctaaaatgtgccccctcacctcgggctctgggccccccctcccgccgaagtctggctatgcccctgttatgTACACAAGCACTGTGGggtgaattctgtaaatggtgcctaaaatctCAGCACCAGAAAAACCCCGCTTAAGCGGTATTGTATAAGCCGTGCCCAAAGTTTGGTACAGTTTTACGAATCACGCTTGAGGGGAGAggttgcacgtaaatttaggtgccaccatttgcaccagtCGAAACATGGTGCAATTTACACATGGAGAAttgatattctataattatgtgcgtAATTCAAAACCACACCCTCGATCAGCCCCAAAaggcccatgaccctcctatttccacaccccctttttcaggctgcgtgtaaattttaggcgctGATGGGCcaaataaatctaattagtgccaataattgcttgttaaaaagcctatatttgcatgcacaatttttggtgacatcTATAGACTCAGGGGGTATGTATCTTATCTAGCACACATTTGACAGATGGGCATACacacaggtgaagtttgggcagagcatgggtgggaccaGGGGCTACCCAAGACAATTTGCCGCCTGAGGCAGAAGATGAGCTGCCGCCCTGGCTCCTCTGCTGccgccccctgcccttccctccccaacccccttccccgaaattaccttttctattcttgtttttcaaaatgaAGGCAGCAGCATCAACTCCCATAGGTTGCCCTGCCGCCGTTCCTGGCTCCTCCTCTCTACTGCAggtggcccgcctctctgatgtaatttcctgtttcctcggaaGCGGGCCGCCCACATtagagagaaggggccgggaccagaccggcggcagggcagcctatgggagtcgCTGCCACCACCagggccactggggggggggggcaaaactccctgggcctggcctccaagggggggcccaggcccgacCTCCAAGGGGGGTGCCCGGGCCCCGTGCAGGCAAgcgtcttgctgcctgcttctgaGACGGATCTGTCTTCTCTtggtctctcttctgctcctgctgcATGCCGCCCAGGACCCGTCTTGGATGTTGAATGCTATGCATTACCATGTGGAAAGTTCCCAATTTGATTTCTAGAACATTCATTGTGAGTCAACTAAGGCTGGGGATGCTGGGAAGGCAGCATTTACTTCCCTGAAGTTTTGGAGAGCTGTGGTTATTGCATGGGATTCACACCTATAGGGGTCCATCAGGGACTTATGCATTATCATTgcgaatctaaaaaaaaaaaaaccccaacaaaaaaCCCTGCTAACTTGGTACCTTAATGGACCATGTGCCTTGTGATACCATTGGTCCACCAACTTTCACTTACGCTAGGTGAAAGTGAGGCAGTGAGATGTTCTCTCATAGGGCAGTCAATGTCATGGCAAGCCGCTCCCATCACATTCCATGATATTCTGTTCATATTCCATGATATTCTGTTCCCCCCCTTATGTGCAATCTGTGAATTGGATAAGAATAACATAGGAGTTCAACAGGCTGATGTTCAAAGCATAATGCCAGTGTTAGAGGCAATTAACGCTGGCGTTAGTGAGTGCAGAATTCTCTGAGGGCTCTAGTGTGGGAGACAACGAGCAcgccaaagattagcgcaaatagcatgcaaatgcagtcaaatggatgttaatgacaatgaggtcatttcctattccctcccaatgctcagagaacagcacacaaaacaaagccgcccttattgctgaaaacctaacaccaactcagagcaggcgttaggatgtttgaagagaggatttttcacgattctctctttaaaatctgccagttttgatttcttttgtaaGTGGAAGAAAGTCCATGCAAGCCGGTAAGCGccggtaacataacatagtagatgacggcagaaaaagacctgcatggtccatccagtctgcccaacaagataaactcatatgtgctactttttgtgtataccttaccttgatttgtgtgaagcacacattggtgcctgctTCCTGCgcttaaaaaaaacccacctgaaaagcttatatttaaaggcgcagaaaacaggcactgtgtgtgcttcactttcaggtttgccagGTGGACGCGCagaggagctgagcttaccgtgAAACTCTTCTGCGCAAATGCCAAGCGCGTTCCCCCTTGCTTTTGTTTTTACAGTGCGcgtataatttgaatatcatttcctttgagcgTTGGTGTTAGTTTTTTGAGCAGGGgttctgtgctgttggctttaccgcaggagttctgagcattggtCTGTAAGAGCCCACTGCATCCTTCACTTTCAAAACAGCTGAAGAAGGTAAGAGCTTGGAACATCCTTCCCAGAAGAAGCACTGTTCTCATAAGCACGGAGAAACAGACAGATGGGCACAGGGCCAGAGCAGGGCCAGGGCCGTAACTTGAGCCCAGTGGCAGCTGTGAGACCACACAAAGTAAAGGAGGGTATGCCTTTAGGGATATGCATGCATGGAAAAAGTTTTTAGTTTGTTTCCAGGTCATGTTCAGACTTTATCTTTAGTTAGTTTCACACATTCAtgttaataaaattattttaacatgcattaaatcaaCTCTGTGAGCCTTAATTCATAAATTAACCCACATGACTTCCATTTTATGTATACTGCACATCTGTACCTTACAGTGAGGTGGAGGATGACAAGGTCAGAGGTCAGCATTCTTGCTGAATCAGAAgtttatttataaaattgctACTTTTTGCTTCCCTTACATCTTTGCATTCATTTTTGTCACTACTTATGACTGTGGTACCTCATCTTGACCTTTCAAAGGAAAGGCGGCCACTATAGGGATTAACCAATCATCTTACTGTATTTATCAGCTCACCGTCTGTGTGTACATCTAACACAGGGCTAAAACATGTCCcattccttgggacacacctagccagtcagatatTCAGGGTACCcataatcagtgcattttttctagcgaaataggtgccggtactcaaatgccaggccacccttcaggggtggggtgatcacttagggacccaccccacaatagccaggccccctacaaccagttacggaatctatgacaaggcagaattggtgtgtagagcctgagctctttcattaaagcttggggaccatgggtcaattttagcagacaatggaaaaggtgccggtactcagtacccccaagtaccccctctaaaaaagccctgcccataatgaatatgcatgagttagatttgcatagaatgggaccagtacatgcaaatctatctcatgcatattcattgtgggtatcctgaaaacttgactggttacatgtgtcccgaagactgggtttatttatttatttatttatttatttattgcatttgtatcccacattttcccacctatttgcaggttcagtgtggcttacaatacattgtaaataatggaaatgcagttagttacaatcagttatggattccattgtgagaagttaag is a window of Microcaecilia unicolor chromosome 11, aMicUni1.1, whole genome shotgun sequence DNA encoding:
- the TMEM119 gene encoding transmembrane protein 119, with product MNVGKLPRQKVTAEEVPTNFFPTKHSTFFFFIRIPRDCPDSPKSRKTAVHSTQPRRKMAASFPLFVSLLLIAPLCVARHTHPELDYVVGSGDRDSDSATPTSPSVSVWVPNTTPDDTETSRNGTSSSMSLLDGIVVFFKEYMLLIIVVGSLVLLLIFIICTAVIVRQKHKASAYYPSSFPKKKYVDENDKAGGAKAFCEVPEKAPDTNTEEPVDCSKQLQADIIAAAQNLKSPAKSMANGESMKAEENPQENEEKKKEKEESKAKVEEPSSGETNTTQEETPSAKEATAPSDTQETGVPDQPKEELPPSNADSKPTHEEGSSPAANVNPDSVSTTVTSDSTVETSTNEKQDPSIVATSQDTSEAVPLEVQ